The Clostridia bacterium genomic sequence GAGGATTTTCATCAGGGTCGATTTACCAGCACCGTTGGGGCCCGTAATGGCATAGCGCCTGCCCGCAAGAAAGGTGCAGGTGACGTCTTCGAACAGAATTCTGGCGCCGAAGCGCATGGAGATGTTTTGAATGGAAAGCAAAGCTCTTTCTATGATAGCGTATGCCCGAATCCTTCCGGAAAGCGGCGATAATGCAAGTACTATGACATGGGATTCTCCTTACCGCGCCTGCCTGGCGGGCGTGTTGCTTGCAACCTCCTGCCTGCCTCTTAGCGCCCAGCCGCAGGACGCTGAAGGCTGCAAAGACCATCCGCTGTTCAACCGGATGCCGAACTTCCACATCTCGGAATGCGAGCACTCGCAATTCGACCTGAAGCGCGTTCCGGTAGGCCCCGCGCCTGCCGAGGAGGCGGAAAACCACACGCCGAAATCCGTCGAGTTGGAAGGCCCCGTCTTCTTCATCCGGTACGAGTTGAATGAAGACGCAACCAAGCCGAGTCCGCTCCAGACCATGCGCAACTTCCAGAATGCCGCCCGAAAG encodes the following:
- a CDS encoding ATP-binding cassette domain-containing protein, which encodes MLSIQNISMRFGARILFEDVTCTFLAGRRYAITGPNGAGKSTLMKIL